Genomic window (Microbacterium oxydans):
GATTGCGGACGCGCCCGCGCGGACCTAGCCTGATTAGGCAAGGTAACCCTAAGAACGCACCCTCACCCGAGTGTTCGCCGCCGTCGCCCTGACGACCAGGAACCTGCACCCACTCCCTCAGACGCAGGATTCCTCATGAATGCCGCACGCCCCACGACGCCGCCCTCGCGCGGTCAGCGTATGGCCTCCCGCCTCGCCGGCGACGGCCTGTCGCTCGGATTCGGCCGCACGACGGTCGTCCAGGACGTGTCGGTCGAACTGCTGCCGGGACGGGTGACCGCCCTCGTCGGTCCGAACGGCTCCGGGAAGTCGACGCTGCTGCGCAGCCTCGCACGCCTGCATCCGGTCTCCGACGGGCACGTCGTCCTGGGCGGCGCGGCGGAGGTGCCGGAACGCGCCGTCGCCGCCTTGAGCGCCCGCGAGTTCGCGCAGCAGGTCACGCTCTTCGCCCAGTCCCGCACCGCTCCGCAGGGCCTGAGCGTGCGCGAGGTCGTCTCCTTCGGGCGGCACCCGTACCGCCGCCGTTTCGCGGGAGCGAGCCGCGAGGACCAGGATGCGGTCGAGCGCGCGCTCGACGCGACAGGGGTGCTCTCGATGGCCGATCGCGCGGCGGGAGAGCTCTCCGGCGGCGAACTGCAGCGGGTCTGGCTCGCGGCCTGCCTCGCGCAGGAGACGGGCGTGGTGCTCCTCGACGAGCCGACGAACCACCTCGATCTGCGGTACCAGGTCGAGACCCTCGACCTCATCCGCGATCTCGCCGACGTGCACGGGGTCGCTGTGGGCGTGGTGCTGCACGATCTGGACCACGCGGCCCGGGTCGCCGACGACCTGCTGCTCATGGCGGCGGGACGGGTGCTGGCCGTCGGATCGGCGCTCGACGTGCTCACGGCCGAGAACATCGGCCTCGCCTATCAGCTCAGCGTCGAGGTCAGCGTCGACCCGCGCACCCGTCGGCTGCGGATCGACCCGGTCGGCCGTCACGCCCCGCGCCTGCACGACGCCGCCTCCGTCCCCCCTTCCACCGACCGTTCCCGAGAGGACACCCCATGACCCGCGCAACCCGCCTCGCGGCCGTCGCCGTGGCCGGCATCGCCGCGCTGACGCTGACCGCCTGCGGCACGACCGACGTCTCGGCCGGCAGCGACACCGCCGACGCCGTCGCGTCGCAGAGCTGCACCGACGACACCACGATGACGTCGACCGACCCGGTCTCGCTGACCGACAGCCTCGGCCGCACCGTCGAGCTCGACAAGCCGGCCGAGCGCGTGGTCGTGCTCGAGTGGCAGCAGACCGAGGACCTCCTCTCACTGTGCGTCACGCCCGTCGGAGCCGCCTCGATCGACGGCTACGAGACCTACGTGAGCGCCGAGAAGCTGCCGAAGGGTGTGGCCAACGTGGGCGAGCGCGGGGAACCCGACCTGGATGCGCTCTACGCGACCGACCCCGACCTCATCGTCATCGAGTCGTACAGCGCCGACGACGAGCTGATCAAGAAGCTCGAGGAGCGCGACGTCCCGGTCCTCGCCACGATCGGCGCCGACGGCTCGGGCCAGATCGACAACATGAAGAAGGTGTTCTCGCTGATCGGCGAGGCCACCGGCCGTACCGAGCGCGCCGACCAGGTGCTCGCGGAGTTCGACACGCACCTCGCCGACGCCAAGGAGAAGGTCGCCGACGCCGACCTCGCCACGACCGACTTCGTGTTCTTCGACGGCTGGATCGAGGGCGGCAACGTCGTCATCCGCCCCTACGGCAGCGGGGCGCTGTTCACGGAGCTCGGCGAGGAGCTGGGCCTCACCGGCGCCTGGACCGACGAGATCAACAAGTCCTACGGCAGCGGCGGCGTCGACCCGGCCTACGGCCTGGCGCAGACCGACATCGAGGGCCTGACCGCTGTCGGCGACGCGAACCTCATCTACTCGAACGACGGCACCCCCGACAGCTACGTCACCGAGCTCGCGAAGAGCTCGATCTGGACCTCGCTGCCCGCCGTGAAGGAGGGGCGCGCGTTCGAGTTCCCCCCGGGCGTCTGGGGTGCGGGTGGCCCGCGTTCGGGCGAGCAGGCGATCGACGCCTTCGTCGAGGTCATCGTCGGCAAGTGACCGCACCGACCGCTCCGCACGCCGTCGGCCGGCTTCCCGAGAACGGGGAGCCGGCCGACGGCGCGGTCGATGATCGCCGGGGGACGCTCGGAGGCATCGGCCTTCTCGTCGCGCTCCTCGCCGCGGTCGTCGTGGTCGGCCTCTGGCACCTGACGCAGGGGACCTCCGGCATCGGTGCCGCCGACCTGTGGCGCGCGCTGCTCGGCGACGACGTGGCTGTCGGCGGGGTGCCGGTCGCCGACGTGTTCACCGGGTCGCGCCTGCCTCGGCTCTTCGCCGGCATCGCGGTCGGATTCGCGCTCGGGGTCGCGGGCGCGCTGCTGCAGTCGATCACGCGCAACGCCCTGGCCTCACCGGACACGCTCGCGGTGACCGCCGGCGCCTACTTCTCCCTCACCGCCGTCGCCGCCTTCGGGGTCGCCGTCCCGCTGTGGGCCTCGAGCGGTGTGGCGTTCGTCGGCGGTCTGCTGGCCGCCGCCCTCGTGCTCGGCCTGACCGGTCGAGCCGCCGGCACCACGACCACCCGTCTGATCCTGGCGGGCTCCGCCATCGCGATGGCCCTCGACTCCGGCACCGCGATGCTGCTCATCCTGTTCAAGGAGAACACCACCGGGCTGTTCGCCTGGGGGAGCGGGTCGCTCGGCCAGCTGAACCTCGACGCCTCGGCCCGCGCCGCACCGCTGATCGTCGCCGTGCTGCTCGTGGCTCTGCTGCTGTCGCGGCGCCTCGACGTGCTCGGACTCGGCGAGGACACCGCGTCGTCCCTCGGTGTGCCCGTGCGCTCGACGCGCTCGATCGCGGTGCTCTGCGCCGTGCTGCTGACCAGCACCTCCGTGACCCTCGCCGGTCCCATCGCCTTCGTCGGCCTGGGCGCTCCGGTGCTCGCGCGACTCCTCGCCGCACGCGTGCCCGCGCTGCGGCGCCACATCTTCCTGGTGCCGGTCTCCGGCCTCCTGGGCGCCCTCCTCATCCTCCTCGCCGACGCCGTGCTGCGGGCGATCCTGGGCGCCGAAGGGGCCACCTCGATCCCCACCGGCATCCCGACGGCCCTGCTCGGCGGCATCGTCATCATGATCCTCGCCCTGCGGATGCGCGATGCCGGGGCCTCGCGGGCGATCCGCACGGCACGCTCGACCCTGCGCACCCGGCGCCGTTTCGTCGTCGTGGCGGTCGTCGCGGTGGTGCTGCTGGCGGCGACCGTCGTGATCGGCATGCTCGCGGGCACGCTCTGGCTCCGGCTCGGCGACATCGGCCTGTGGCTGCAACAGGCGGCTCCCGACCTCGTGACTCGCGCCCTC
Coding sequences:
- a CDS encoding ABC transporter ATP-binding protein — encoded protein: MNAARPTTPPSRGQRMASRLAGDGLSLGFGRTTVVQDVSVELLPGRVTALVGPNGSGKSTLLRSLARLHPVSDGHVVLGGAAEVPERAVAALSAREFAQQVTLFAQSRTAPQGLSVREVVSFGRHPYRRRFAGASREDQDAVERALDATGVLSMADRAAGELSGGELQRVWLAACLAQETGVVLLDEPTNHLDLRYQVETLDLIRDLADVHGVAVGVVLHDLDHAARVADDLLLMAAGRVLAVGSALDVLTAENIGLAYQLSVEVSVDPRTRRLRIDPVGRHAPRLHDAASVPPSTDRSREDTP
- a CDS encoding iron-siderophore ABC transporter substrate-binding protein — encoded protein: MTRATRLAAVAVAGIAALTLTACGTTDVSAGSDTADAVASQSCTDDTTMTSTDPVSLTDSLGRTVELDKPAERVVVLEWQQTEDLLSLCVTPVGAASIDGYETYVSAEKLPKGVANVGERGEPDLDALYATDPDLIVIESYSADDELIKKLEERDVPVLATIGADGSGQIDNMKKVFSLIGEATGRTERADQVLAEFDTHLADAKEKVADADLATTDFVFFDGWIEGGNVVIRPYGSGALFTELGEELGLTGAWTDEINKSYGSGGVDPAYGLAQTDIEGLTAVGDANLIYSNDGTPDSYVTELAKSSIWTSLPAVKEGRAFEFPPGVWGAGGPRSGEQAIDAFVEVIVGK
- a CDS encoding iron ABC transporter permease, whose protein sequence is MTAPTAPHAVGRLPENGEPADGAVDDRRGTLGGIGLLVALLAAVVVVGLWHLTQGTSGIGAADLWRALLGDDVAVGGVPVADVFTGSRLPRLFAGIAVGFALGVAGALLQSITRNALASPDTLAVTAGAYFSLTAVAAFGVAVPLWASSGVAFVGGLLAAALVLGLTGRAAGTTTTRLILAGSAIAMALDSGTAMLLILFKENTTGLFAWGSGSLGQLNLDASARAAPLIVAVLLVALLLSRRLDVLGLGEDTASSLGVPVRSTRSIAVLCAVLLTSTSVTLAGPIAFVGLGAPVLARLLAARVPALRRHIFLVPVSGLLGALLILLADAVLRAILGAEGATSIPTGIPTALLGGIVIMILALRMRDAGASRAIRTARSTLRTRRRFVVVAVVAVVLLAATVVIGMLAGTLWLRLGDIGLWLQQAAPDLVTRALDERGPRVAAAVLAGAALALAGVAVQGTVRNPLAEPGLLGITAGAGLGAVIVVTSSVGGGARPAIIAMAIVAGLLTFALITLLAWRGGLLPDRFVLVGIGCGYAISAVTTFLLLRSDPWETPRILTWLSGTTYGRSLPDVMPVAVVLVIAVPLLWGMRRQLDLLAIDEDTPRILGVPPQRTRLGVLALAAVLASVAVVAVGTVGFVGLVAPHLARTLVGARHGRVIPVAMVLGGLMVLVADTLGRTLIAPSQLPAGLMVALVGAPYFVWLLGRMRD